One Melospiza melodia melodia isolate bMelMel2 chromosome 1, bMelMel2.pri, whole genome shotgun sequence genomic window carries:
- the LOC134430456 gene encoding myelin P2 protein-like: MCNRFVGTWKLISSENFDDYMKELGVGLAARKLGGLARPDVIISMKGDIVTIRTESTFKNTAISFKLGQQFDETTADDRKVKSVVTLEKGSLVQVQKWNGKETTIKRRLVDGKMVVEYAMKGVVCTRVYERV, from the exons ATGTGTAACCGATTTGTGGGAACCTGGAAACTCATCTCCAGCGAAAACTTTGATGACTATATGAAAGAATTGG GAGTGGGCTTAGCTGCCCGGAAACTAGGCGGCCTGGCAAGGCCTGATGTGATCATCAGTATGAAAGGGGACATAGTGACCATCAGAACTGAAAGCACCTTCAAAAACACAGCCATCTCGTTCAAACTGGGCCAGCAGTTTGATGAAACAACAGCAGATGACCGGAAAGTCAAG AGTGTTGTAACCTTGGAGAAAGGGTCATTGGTGCAAGTGCAGAAGTGGAATGGCAAAGAGACCACGATAAAGAGAAGACTTGTTGACGGGAAGATGGTGGTG GAATATGCCATGAAAGGGGTTGTCTGCACCAGAGTTTATGAAAGAGTGTGA